The sequence below is a genomic window from Deinococcus sp. Marseille-Q6407.
CGCCGGGTCCGATACCAGCCAGCCGAACAGCAGCGGCAAGGCCAGCGTGAGCAGCCCCAGGGTCAGCAGGGCGCTGGCCAGCACTGCTTGCAGGAGTGGTCCAGCCTTCAGAAGCGCACGCCGGCGCGCACCAGCGGAAACAAGCCGCCAGCCACGCCGACATCGCTGTAACGGGTCTGGGTGACGGCCGCCTGCACGCCCAGCTCACCGAACAGGCGGCCGCCGCCTACCGGCAGTTCGCTGCCCACAAACCCGCGGGCGCCGCCGAACAGGCCCTGGTCACTGGCCGCGTTGCCGCTGAGGCCACGCACGCCGGCAAAGACACCGGCGCCCCAGTAGTTCTGGGTGCCGGCGCGGCCCAGGCGGCTCAGCCGGTCGGCCGCCAGCTCGGCGCTGCCTCCTCCTGCGCTGTTCAGGCCAGCGTCCAGGCTCAGGCGCCAGGCCCCGGCGGCGCTGGGGGCATTTTGTACCTGCACTCCCGCGCCGCTGCCGCTGAGGTCGCTGTGGCCGTAGATGCCGAACGACTGGGCGCCGGCGGCCGGCAGCAGCAGGGCGGTCAGGGTCAGGGGCAAGGTCAGGGAACGCATGTCGGCAGTTTAGCAGTGCGGCTCGCCCGGGCAACAGCCGGCAGAGTCCGCGCCTACATCCCGGCGCCCCCACGCCTTATTCTGGGCAGATGACCGGCCCTGACCCTGATTCTGCTCCTGCGGCCAACGCGGCCGCTGCCGCCCCCCGCGTCGCTCCCAACTTCATCACCGAAATCATCGAGCGCGACCTGGCGAGCGGCAAATACCCGCAGGTCGTGACCCGCTTTCCGCCTGAGCCCAGCGGCTACGCCCACCTCGGGCACGTCTTCGCCTCTTTTCTGGATTTCCAGACGGCGCGGCAGTACGGTGGGCGCTACCACCTGCGGATGGACGACACCAACCCGGAACTCGCCACCCAGGAGTACGTGGACGCCATCGCCGACGACCTGCGCTGGCTGGGCTGGGACTGGGGAGACAATTTCTACTACGCTTCCGACAATTTCGAGCGTTATTACGAGTACGCCGAGCAGCTGATTCGCCAGGGCGACGCTTACGTGGACAGCGTGACGCCGCAGGAGATGGCCGCCCTGCGCGGCACGCCCGACCAGCCCGGCACGCCCAGCCCTTACCGGGACCGCAGCGTGGAGGAGAACCTGGACCTGTTCCGGCGGATGCGGGCCGGCGAGTTCGGCAACGGTGAACACCTGCTGCGCGCCAAAATCGACCTGGCCAGCCCTAACATGAAACTGCGTGATCCGGCGCTTTACCGCATTCTGCACGTGCCACATTACCGCGCCGGCGACTGGTGCATCTACCCGATGTACGACTTCCAGCACCCGCTGCAAGACGCCCTGGAAGGCGTGACCCATTCGATGTGCAGCCTGGAATTCGTGGACAACCGCGCCATCTACGACTGGCTGATGGAGAAACTGGGCTTTGACCCCCGCCCGCACCAGTACGAGTTCGGGCGCCGGGGGCTGGAATACACCATCACTTCCAAGCGCAAGCTGCGCCGCCTGATCGAGGAAGGCCGGGTCGGTGGCTGGGACGATCCCCGGATGCCCACCCTGCGCGCCCAGCGCCGGCTGGGTGTGACGCCCGAAGCGGTGCGTACTTTTGCCGCCAGCATTGGCGTGAACCGCACCAACCGCACGGTGGACCTGGCGGTGTACGAGAACGCGGTGCGCGGTGACCTGAACGCCCGCGCCCCCCGCGTGATGGCGGTGCTGGAGCCGCTCAAGGTGGAGCTGACCAACCTGGAAGAACCCCAGACCCTCAGCCTGCCTTACTGGCCGCACGACGTGGTGGCCCTCTCGCCCGACGGTCTGGTGAGCCTGCCGGACGGCCGCCGGGTGGCTCCCGAAGAGGCGGTGCGGGCAGTGCCGCTGACCCGCGAAATCTATATCGAAAAGAGCGACTTTGCGCTGGACCCGCCCAAGGGCTTCAAGCGGCTGACCCGGGGCGGCACGGTACGCCTGCGCGGCGCCGGTATCATCCGCGCCGACGAGGTAGAGCTGGATGAGCAGGGCCAGCCACAGCTGATTCGGGCCAGCCTGCAGCCGGATACGGCCAGCGCCGCCGGCGTGATTCACTGGGTCAGCGCCGGCCAGAGCGTGCCGGCCGAGTTCCGGCTGTATGACCGGCTGTTCCGGGTGCCCAACCCCGAAGGCGAGAACGTGGAGGACCCGGCTGCCGGCCCGGAAGCCCCCGACTTTGACCCCGAGGGCATGAGCCACGAGGGTGACCGCCCGGTGAGCGGCGACTTTACCCGCTTCTTGAACCCCGCCTCGCTGCGGGTGACCCACGGTTTCGTGGAACCCAGCCTGCTGGACAACCCGCAGGACACCCGCTACCAGTTCGAGCGGCAGGGCTACTTCTGGCGCGACCCGGTGGACAGCCGCGAGGAAGGGCTGGTGTTTGGCCGCATCATCACCCTCAAGGACACCTGGGGCAAGAAGACCCAGAGCGGTGGGGGCCAGAGCGGCGGGGCCCAGAGTAATGGAGGCCAGAGCGGTGGGTCCAAGAGTGCTCCGGCGCAGAAAAGTGTTGCCCGGCCCGCTGCTCCGGCCGTTTCCGCCGAGGCCAAGGCTCCCGACTTTACCCCCGAGGAACAGGCCGAGATGGACCGCCTGCGCGGCCAGGGCGTGGGCGCCGAAGACGCCATTGCGCTGGCCCGTGATCCGCAACTGGGCGCGGCTTTTGCACAGGCGGGTGCCGGAGCGCACGCGGCGCAGGTGGCGGCCTGGCTGGTCAATGACCTGGCCGGCGCCCTGCGCGGTGGCGCCTCCCGCCTGAACCCGGCAGACCTGCCCGCGCTGGCCGAACTGCTGGCCGGCGGCCGCATCAGCAGCCGGATTGCCCGCGACGTGCTGGACCGCGCTGTGCAGAGCGGTGAGGCTCCGGCCGAGATCGTGGCGCGCGAAGGCCTGCAGGTGGTGTCCGATACGGGCGAACTGCGGCGGGTGGTGGACGAGGTACTGGCCGCCCACCCCGCCGAGGCCGAAGCTTTCCGCGGCGGCAAAAAGGCGCTCCAGGGCTTTTTCATGGGCCAGATCATGCGGGCGACCGGCGGCCAGGCTGATGCCAAAGCGGTCAGCGCCCTGCTGAGGGACATCGCCGGCAGCTGAGCGGCGTGGAAGATGCAGGAACAGGCGGGGGCGGTCAGATGATGGGCTGCCCCCGCCTGTCATTCAGAAATAGCTTGAGCTCAGTACTGGCCCTGCATCAGCATGATCTTCAGCTCGTGGGGGCTGGTGGCGGCCAGCATGGCCTCGTCCTCGTCCATCAGGCCCTCGTGGACCAGCCGGGCCAAGTGCTGGTCGAAGGTGTGCATA
It includes:
- a CDS encoding glutamine--tRNA ligase/YqeY domain fusion protein, encoding MTGPDPDSAPAANAAAAAPRVAPNFITEIIERDLASGKYPQVVTRFPPEPSGYAHLGHVFASFLDFQTARQYGGRYHLRMDDTNPELATQEYVDAIADDLRWLGWDWGDNFYYASDNFERYYEYAEQLIRQGDAYVDSVTPQEMAALRGTPDQPGTPSPYRDRSVEENLDLFRRMRAGEFGNGEHLLRAKIDLASPNMKLRDPALYRILHVPHYRAGDWCIYPMYDFQHPLQDALEGVTHSMCSLEFVDNRAIYDWLMEKLGFDPRPHQYEFGRRGLEYTITSKRKLRRLIEEGRVGGWDDPRMPTLRAQRRLGVTPEAVRTFAASIGVNRTNRTVDLAVYENAVRGDLNARAPRVMAVLEPLKVELTNLEEPQTLSLPYWPHDVVALSPDGLVSLPDGRRVAPEEAVRAVPLTREIYIEKSDFALDPPKGFKRLTRGGTVRLRGAGIIRADEVELDEQGQPQLIRASLQPDTASAAGVIHWVSAGQSVPAEFRLYDRLFRVPNPEGENVEDPAAGPEAPDFDPEGMSHEGDRPVSGDFTRFLNPASLRVTHGFVEPSLLDNPQDTRYQFERQGYFWRDPVDSREEGLVFGRIITLKDTWGKKTQSGGGQSGGAQSNGGQSGGSKSAPAQKSVARPAAPAVSAEAKAPDFTPEEQAEMDRLRGQGVGAEDAIALARDPQLGAAFAQAGAGAHAAQVAAWLVNDLAGALRGGASRLNPADLPALAELLAGGRISSRIARDVLDRAVQSGEAPAEIVAREGLQVVSDTGELRRVVDEVLAAHPAEAEAFRGGKKALQGFFMGQIMRATGGQADAKAVSALLRDIAGS